The genomic region CTTCTGAAACGGTGTGTTTGAGGGTACCACGCGCCACAAAATGCCGGCTGGTGTGCTCATTGGGGGTAAATTGCGGATTGAAATTGAACATGTCTTTGTGCTGCTTGAATACAGCATTCACATCCCAATCCGTTTGCCCGCTCAAGCTGCCTTGCAGCCGGAATTGCCCCCATACGGTGCGTGTTTCTTCCCGCGAGAAGTCAAGCGACGACACCGTGTAAAAGTGATAGGCGTTAAAGTCGCGCCAATCCATGGCAAGGCGCGCGTAGAGCGACACCGGGCCGTCGGTTTTGCTTACAAACCAAGAATGGGCTACGCGTTCAAAATCGGTTCTCACAATCCCATTCGGGCCTTCTACCGGGATGGCGTCTTGCTCCACCGTTTCTCCATCTGTGACCTGGTAGGTGACAGCACCGCCCACCTGCCATCCTGCTTTTGCATAACTCAGGTCGCCATCAAGTGCGCGAAAATTGTGTGACCCAAACCGGGTGCCTGCGCTTGCTTGTATGCCGTCTGTCACAGTGGTTTGCGCGGCGGCTTTTGTGATGACGTGCACAACACCATTGAGCGCATCCGGACCGTAAATGACGGTCGCCGGCCCCCGCAGGATTTCTATGCGCTCTATCTGGGAAAGCGGAATCGGGAAGTCAGACAAAAAATGGCCTGTTTGGGCATCATTGAACCGTACCCCATCAACCAGCACCAAGACCCCATTAAACGTGCCGCCACGGATGGTAATATCACTCTGCACGCCAAAACCAGAACGGCTAAATACTTCAACTCCACCCGTGACGCGCAGCAACTCGTCAAAAGAGCTAACAGGCAGGCGGGCGATATCGTCTGCATCCCACACGGCAATCCGTTGCCCTACTTCCTGGGCGCTTTCAGCATACCGGGTTGCGGTAATGACAATGGAGTCAGGCAACGTTGCATACCGCAACGTGTCCTGTGCGTGGGTGAGTACAGGAAAACAGCATAAAAACAGTGTAAACAGTATGCGCATAAGATGTTGGAAGCGGGTCTGATGCTGGGGATCAGATGGTGGTGAGGAGTCCTGCCAGATCAGCCGGCAGCACCCAATCTTTTTTTGTGATTTTCTCCCAACGAAAATATGATAGTAAAGCTCCGGGCTGAAGCGGAATTATTTCTTCAACTAACCCGAGCGAGTAAGCAAAATACCCAACGAGTAGTGCAGGCTGCACGCCTACCTCGCGCAGGGCGCGCAGCGTCAGGCCATCATCCCGCTTCGAAAGCTTCTCGCCGGCAGCATTGCGGATTAAGGGTACGTGTGCATAAATCGGTTGCCTGCCCCCCAATGCTTCTATTAACAATATTTGTCGGGCTGTAGAATGGAGCAAATCTTCTCCCCGGACTACTTCAGAGATCTCCATCGCAAGATCATCGACAACCACAGCCAGTTGATATGCAAACAGGCCATCGCGCCGTTTAATCACAAAGTCGCCTACTGCTTGCTGGACGTCTTGTGCTACCTCGCCTTGCACAAGGTCCTCAAAAGTGCGACTACCTCTTTCTACCCTGAAGCGGATGTTTGGCTGCTCCGTTATGCCTGATTGTAGTGCTTCAAACCAATCTGCAGGCAACGTTTTGGGTCGAAGGGTTACAGGGTAAGGAGACTGTACGCCAAGGCCGTGGGGTGCCGAAGCCAGGTTCTTCAGGTCTTTGCGGGAGTATGTGCAGGGAAATACCTGGCCGGCGTCATGGAGTTGAGTAAGCGCTGTTTCGTACAAAGCGAGCCTTTCTGCTTGTACATAAGGGCCGTATGCACCGCCCTGTACGGGGC from Bacteroidota bacterium harbors:
- a CDS encoding TonB-dependent receptor, whose amino-acid sequence is MRILFTLFLCCFPVLTHAQDTLRYATLPDSIVITATRYAESAQEVGQRIAVWDADDIARLPVSSFDELLRVTGGVEVFSRSGFGVQSDITIRGGTFNGVLVLVDGVRFNDAQTGHFLSDFPIPLSQIERIEILRGPATVIYGPDALNGVVHVITKAAAQTTVTDGIQASAGTRFGSHNFRALDGDLSYAKAGWQVGGAVTYQVTDGETVEQDAIPVEGPNGIVRTDFERVAHSWFVSKTDGPVSLYARLAMDWRDFNAYHFYTVSSLDFSREETRTVWGQFRLQGSLSGQTDWDVNAVFKQHKDMFNFNPQFTPNEHTSRHFVARGTLKHTVSEALSLSTGLSSWSRDIDSNNLGEHNDYTIGGYVHARYQPVSPLQVYAGVRVDHDKAFGTELTPQINAHYRLGRVGLRANVGRAVRAPNYVEQYINFTRAPQRGRNYGNPALKAEKAWSRELGIDVYLVEDVVLNTTLFQRNTSNLIDFAQLDPIAGQPTLADSVLLAQNIASVETQGIEIDGQVTRRLGQGHVLKLGASYTRLNTDLDEVKAGAVFKYASSHARFIVQSTVQWTSPWFELAVQTLGKEKLDASTYSVTNLRVAVPVRFGTGRQARLSVDVRNAFDRQFTEVLDAPMPGRWILFGVQVRL
- the gluQRS gene encoding tRNA glutamyl-Q(34) synthetase GluQRS, which gives rise to MQHSSVRGRFAPSPTGLMHVGNARTALLAWLSVRQQSGTFVWRLEDIDAPRVVAGMAEAAAEDLQWLGLDWDEGPVQGGAYGPYVQAERLALYETALTQLHDAGQVFPCTYSRKDLKNLASAPHGLGVQSPYPVTLRPKTLPADWFEALQSGITEQPNIRFRVERGSRTFEDLVQGEVAQDVQQAVGDFVIKRRDGLFAYQLAVVVDDLAMEISEVVRGEDLLHSTARQILLIEALGGRQPIYAHVPLIRNAAGEKLSKRDDGLTLRALREVGVQPALLVGYFAYSLGLVEEIIPLQPGALLSYFRWEKITKKDWVLPADLAGLLTTI